A segment of the Aythya fuligula isolate bAytFul2 unplaced genomic scaffold, bAytFul2.pri scaffold_96_arrow_ctg1, whole genome shotgun sequence genome:
TGCTGGTAGCCCCCAGTCTCAGCTCCCAACCCAGGTGTCCTAAAAACAGCCCCCCCCGAGGAtgcccccaggaccccccaaaCCTTCCAGACCCCCCCCAACTCCTATAACCCCCCCCTAAAGCCCCCCAAAATTTCCAGACACCTTCCTGTGCCCCCAAAAACCCTCCAGACCCCCCCCTTACGTCCCCAGAACCCCTCCCAGACCACCCCCCAGACACCTTCTGGCCCCAGCAGCTTCCccaagaccccccccccaaaaaaaaaaaccttcaagcccccccaaatccccccaacCCCCCTCAACCACCACCTGTACCCCCTTCAGCCCCTCGTGcgcccccaaatcccccccaacAAACCCAaagcccccccaaaacccctcagACCCCCCCCAGAACCCCTCagacccccccaaaaaccccctcagaccccccccccaaaaccccctcacccccccccaaaacctcccacccccctcaaccccccccaaaccctgaCCCCACAAAACCCCTCCAatccccccaaaacacccccaaaacccctctaatcccccccaaacccccccaaaacgcccccaggaccccctgcagcccccccaggaccccccctttgcccccccccactcccctcaGGGCCTTGCAGGCCCCTTCCCAGGGCCACCCAGGCCAGGGCCCCACAGacctcccagcccccccccgacccccccagccctctccaAGCCCCTCGagccccccccaaacccctcggaccccccccccaagaccCTCCCCCAACCCCCCCGGGCCTGCCCAGCGCACCCCGCGCCTCCTCCCGGGCCTCCGGCGGCCGCATCGCCTACAGCGGGCGGGCggaactacaactcccagcgtGCCCCGCGGCCCCCCAGCGGAAACACCCTCCCCCGCTCCGCCGCCGACCTTCCTCCCGGCGTGCTTTGCGCCCCGCCCGCTAAACCCTACGGACCTTCCTCCCGGCATGCCCCGCGGCGGCAGGGAGAGGCGTGGCCGCGCTAGGAGGCGGTGTCACAGCTTTTAATGTCCCCCCCGGTGCCCGGTCCCGGCATTTTCGGTCccctcagcacagctgcacGCATCCGCCGTGTCCGcggcaggctgggggggggttggacAAGGGGTGACAGGGGGCGGGGGGACAtatggggacatttggggacatctggggacatttggggacatttggggacaatatggggacactggggacatcTGGGGACAATGGGGGACATTTGAGGACATTGGGGGACATtgggggacatttggggacaaggggggacatttggggacatttggggacaatatggggacatggggacactggggacatcTGGGGACAAtgggggacatttggggacaaggggggacatttggggacatttggggacaatatggggacatggggacactggggacatcTGGGGACAAtgggggacatttggggacatttggggacattggGGGACATGGGGGTATTTGAGGACATCTGGGGACATTGGGGGACATCTGGGGACAAttgggggacaggaggggacaatggggacatgggggacaTGGGGTGCTATGAGGGGATATAGGAAGGGACATGGGGACAAtgggggggacaggaggggacatGGGGGGACAGAAGGGGATAGGaagggacaggaggggacaATTGGGACAGAAGAGGACacttggggacatggggggacaggaggggacagttggggacatggggggacaggaggggacaaTGGGGACAATGGGGTGACAGAAGGGGACATGGGGTGCTACGAGGGGATAGGAAGGGACACAGGGGAACAGGAGGGGACaatggggacaggaggggacacTGGGGGATATGAGGGGACAGGAGGTGACaatggggacagcagggcacACGGCACCCACCCAGGAGGCTGCTCCAGAAGGCGTGCCGGGTGGCAGTGCCGGTGACGGCCCCGGGCGCAGCGGGGTTGCGGCGGGTGCTGGTGACACTCAGCGCCCGGCCCTCGTCCCCAACGCTTgtcacctccacctccaccacGTGCCAGTCGGGGACACTgcggggtggcagcgggggaCGGTGTGGGGACAgcggggtggcagcgggggaCGCGTGGGGACAGCCCCAAGACCCCCATCCCGCACCCCAACGCTGCCACCGGGGGCTGGttggggacatgggggacactgggggggacacggggtggcACTAGGGACATGGGGGTGGCATGAGGGACATTGGGTGGCACAGGGGACACCAGGGGACACAGGGGACAAGGGACACCGGGCACAAAGCCACCCCAAGTGTCCCACAGCCCCGTTCCCCACCACCATACCCAgttggggacacggggaggcgCCACCGGGAGGTGCCACCAGGTGCCACCAGGTGCCACCAGGGACACAAGGTGACACCAGGGGACATGAGGGGACACAGGGGACAAGGGACACAGGGGACAAACCCACCCCAAAGCCACCCAAAGTGCCACACAGCCCTGTTCCCCACCACCATACCCAGTTGGGGACACAGAGAGGTGCCACTGGGTGCCACTGGGAGGTGCCACCAGGGACACAAGGTGACACCAGGGGACACCAGGTGACATGGGGGATAAGGGACACCGGACACAAGCCCACCCCAAGtgtcccacagccctgctccccaccaccacaCCCAGTTGGGGACATGGAGAGGTGCCACCAGAGGTGCCACCAGATGCCACCAGGGACACGAGGTGACACCAGGGAACATGAGGGGACACAGGGGACAAGGGACACTGGGGACAAacccaccccaaacccacccaaAGCGTCccacagccccgctccccaccACCACACCCAGTTGGGGACACAGGGAGGTGCCACTGGGTGCCACTGGGAGGTGCCACCAGATGCCACCAAGGACACGAGGTGACACCAGGGGACATGAGGGGACACAGGGGACAACGAACACAGGGGACAAACCCACCCAAAGCGTCccacagccccgctccccaccACCATCCCCAGCTGGGGACACGGAGAGGTGCCACTGGGTGCCACTGGGAGGTGCCACCAGATGCCACCAAGGACACGAGGTGACACCGGGGACATTCGGTGACACCAGGTGACAAAGGACACTGGGGACAAacccaccccaaacccaccccaagtgccccacagccctgctccccaccaccacaCCCAGTTGGGGACACGGAGAGGTGCCACCAGGAGGTGCCACCAGGTGCCACCAGGTGCCACCAGGGACACAAGGTGACACCAGGGGACATGAGGGGACACAGGGGACAAGGGACACAGGGGACAAACCCACCCCAAAGCCACCCAAAGCACCACACAGTCCCGCTCCACACCACCACACCCAgttggggacacggggaggtgCCACCGGGTGCCACCAGGTGCCACCAGGGACATGAGGTGACACCAGGGGACATTAGGTGACATGAGGGGACACCAGGTGACATGGGGGATAAGGGACACTGGACACAAACCCACCCCAagtgccccacagccccactcCCCACCACCACACCCAGTTGGGGACACGGGGAGATGCCACCAGGAGGTGCCACCAGCTGCCACCAGGTGCCacccaccagtgtcacccacctGGGGTCGGCCACCAGGCAGGCCTGGACGCCGTCGAAGCCCAGGCTGGGGGCGGCCACGGCGGCGGCCGCCATGGTGTTGACGTTGTTGGGGGccaggggacagaggggacgCAGGGGACCCTCGTAGAGGACCTGGCGGCCACCAGCGGCCACCGCGGCCACCAGCCGCTCCCGCAGCCGGCCCTGCAGCCGGAAGCTCTGCGGGGCCTTCGTCATCGTCACCTTCAGCGCctgggggacggggacggggacggggtcAGCGGCCGGGGTAGGCCCCGAAGATCAAAGGGGACGCGGCGCGGGGGGGCCCCAGACCCTAATGGGGTCCCCAAAGCCTGATATGGACCCAAATTTGGATGTCCCCAAACCCTAATGGGGTCCCCAAGCTGGGCATTGTCCCCGGACCCTAATAAGGGACCCAACTTTGGGTGTCCCCAAACCCTAATGGGGTCCCCAAGCTGGGCATTGTCCCCAGACCCTAATAAGGGACCCAACTTTGGGTGTCCCCAAACCCTAATGGGGTCCCCAAGCTTGGGCATTGTCCCCAAACCCTAATATGGACCCATCTAGGGATGTCCCCAAACCCTAATGGGGTCCCCAAGCTTGAATATTGTCCCCAAACCCTAATATGGGCCCCAAGCTTGGGCATTGTCCCCAAACCCTAATATGGGCCCTAATTTGGATGTCCCCAAACCTTAATGGGGTccctggccttgggcactgtCCCCAAACTTGGGCACAACCCTCAAGGTTGGACATTGTCCCCAAACCCTAATGGGGTCCCCAAGCTTGGGCATCATCCCCAAACCCCGATATGGACCCAAATTTGATGTCCCCAAATCCTAATGGGGTCCCCAAGCTAGGCATTGTCCCCAAACCCTAATAAGGGTCCCAACTTTGGGTGTCCCCAAACCCTAATGGGGTCCCCAAGCTGGGACGTTTTTCCCAAAGCCTGATATGGACACAAAATTGGATGTCCCCAAATCCTAATGGGGTCCCCAAGCTTGGGTATTGTCCCCAAACCCTGATATGGGCCCTAATTTGGATGTCCCCAAACCCTAATGGGGTccctggccttgggcactgtCCCCAAACTTGGACACAATCCTCAAGGTTGGGCATTGTCCCCAAACCCTAATGGGGTCCCCAACCTTGAACGTTGTCCCCAAACCCTGATATGGACCCAAATTTGATGTCCCCAAACCCTTATGGGGTCCCCAAGCTTGGGCATTGTCCCCAAACCCTAATAAGGGACCCAACTCTGGACGTTGTCCCCAACCCCAGAAGTGGCCCCCAAACTAAGATGCTGTCCCCAAACAATGCCCCCAAGCTCTGTGGTGTCCCTAACCCTCTGGTGTCCCCaccccccggtgtccccacaGGGTCCCCAAgctccccatgtccccaaacccccagtgtccccccagtgtccccccagtgtccccaagCCCCCCGGTGTTCCCCCAGTGTCCCCAATCCCCCAGTGTCCCCAACCCACTGGTGCCCCCCCACTGTCCCCCTGGTGTCCCCAACCTCCCAGTgtccccccggtgtccccaagCCCCTCATGTCCCCAAACCCCCTGGTGTCCCCAaccccccagtgtccccacaGTATCCCCAATCCCCCCACgtccccccagtgtccccccggtgtccccaacccccctgtgtccccccagtatccccccagtgtccccaagCCCCTCATGTCCCCAAACTCCATCATGTCCCCAaccccccagtgtccccccggtgtccccaacccccctgtgtccccccagtatccccccagtgtccccaagCCCCTCATGTCCCCAAACTCCATCATGTCCCCAACCCCCCAGTATCCCCCCGTTGTCCCCAAACCCCCGGTATCCCCCCATTGTCCCCAAccccccagtgtccccctgGTGTCCCCAaccccccagtgtccccccatTGTCCCCAAACCCCCCGGTATCCCCCCATTGTCCCCAaccccccagtgtccccccagtgtccccaacCCCCCAGTatccccccggtgtccccaaccccccggtgtccccccagtgtccccaagCCCCTCACGTCCCCAAACTCCATCATGTCCCCAAGCTCCCAGTATCCCCCCGTTGTCCCCAACCCCCTGGTGACCCCATGGTGTCCCCAAGTCCCCAAGCTCCCAGTAtccccccagtgtccccaagCCCCTCATGTCCCCAAACTCCATGGTGTCCCCAACCCCCCTCTGCCCCCTGGTGTCCCCAagtccccagtgtccccaaccccccagtgtccccatggTGTCCCCAaccccccagtgtccccccagtgtccccaagCCCCTCACATCCCCAAACTCCATCATGTCCCCAACCCCCCAGTATCCCCCCGTTGTCCCCAACCCCCCGGTATCCCCCCATTGTCCCCACCCCCCCCGATGTCCCCGCGGTGTCCCCAGGGTCTCACGGCCAGCGTGCCACTGTCATCCATGCGCCGGATGTCCTCGCAGCCCCACAGGGCGCCCCGGGGGACGTAGAGGGTGTGAcccccccgcgccgccgccccccgcagCCGCTGCTCCGTCAGGGGGTCGGCCAGCGCCGTGGGGGACCCCAGCTGGGGACACGAATGTCACCACCCCCCCTCCGGCCCCAAAGACCCGGCCCCGATGTCCCCAAGCAGCCCCGATGTCCCCAACGGCCTGACCCCAATGTCCCCGGCGTCCCAGCTGGGATGTCCCCAATGTCCCAACCCCgatgtccccaaatgtccccattATCCCCAACATCCTGACCCCAATGTCCCCAATGTCCCAACCccaatgtccccaaatgtccccattATCCCCAACATCCTGACCCCAATGTCCCCAATGTCCCCAACGTCCCAGCCCCAATGTCCCCAATGTCCCAGCCCCAATGTCCCCAATGTCCCCATTATTCCCAACATCCCGACCCCAATGTCCCCAATGTCCCTAACATCCCAGCCCCAATGTCCCAACCCAATGTCCCCAATGTCCCCAATAGCCTGACCCCGATGTCCCCAATGTCCCCAATGTCCCAGCCCCAAAGTCCCCAATGTCCCAACCACGATGTCCCCAACTTCCCCAATGTCCCAGCCCCAACGGCCCCAACAGCCCAGCCCCaatgtccccagtgtccccagtgtccTGGCTCCGATGTCCCCAACATCCCCATTGTCCCCAACATCCCATTCCCAACATCTCCAATGTCCCAGCCCCAATGTCCCCAAAGTCCCCATTGTCCCCAATATCCTGACCCCAATGTCCCCAACATCCCAGTCCTGATGTCCCCAACATCCTAATTGTCACCAGCATCCTGACCCCAATGTCCCCAGTTGTCCCAACCCCAATGTCCCCTTTGTCCCCAACATCCCAACCCCAATGTCCCCCCATCACCGCCCCCAACCTCCCCATTGTCCCCagtgtccctgctgccaccccatcCCAAttgtccccagtgtccccattTCCCCGTCCCCACCTCCCCGAtgtccccaacccccccccgtgtccccaccaCCCCATCCCCGATGTCCCCAACCTCTCCGTTATCCCCAACCCTACTGTCCCCAACCCCTCTGTCCCCAACCCTACTGTCCCCGACTGCCCCAGTGTCCCCTCCCCGCCCTCCCCCACTGTCCCCGTtgtccccaagccccccccccggtgtccccaccATGAAGTCGGCGTGGGCCAGGATGTCCTCGCCGTGCTCCTGCGCCACGCAGGGGTGTGCCACCTCCACCACCAGGTCCACCgccctggggacacggggacaccgggggacaccggggtgtggggggggcagggggtggcaccGGGGGACAGGGGGGGACACTGGGATGTGGTGGGGACAGGGGGTGGCATCAGGGGACACTGGGATGTGGTGGGGACatggggtggcactgggggacactgggatgtggtggggacaggaggtggcactgggggacaccggggtgtggggggggcagggggtggcactgggggacaGGGGGGGACACTGGGATGTGGTGGGGACAGGGGGTGGCATTAGGGGACACCGGGATGTGGTGGGGACAGAGGGTGGCACTGGGAGACACTGGGATGTggtggggacacggggtggcactgggggacaCTGGGGTGTGgcgggggcagggggtggcaccgggggacagggggggacaccggggtgtggtggggacacggggtggCATTAGGGGACACCGGGATgtgggggggacagggggtggCATCGGGGGACACTGGGATGTggtggggacacggggtggcactgggggacaCTGGGATGTGGTGGGGACAGGAGGTGGCACTGGGGGACACCGGGGTGTGgcgggggcagggggtggcaccgggggacagggggggacaccggggtgTGGTGGGGACATGGGGTGGCATTAGGGGACACCGGGATGTggtgggggcagggggtggcatCGGGGGACACTGGGATGTGGTGGGGACAGGGGGTGGCACCAGGGGACATGGCAGGGACatggggggacactgggggacactgggatgtggtggggacagggggtggcactgggggtcagggggggacagggggggacactgggggacACTGGGATGTGGTGGGGACAGGGGGTGGCACTTGGGGAcagggggtggcactgggggacaCTGGGACGTGGTGGGGATATGGGGTGGCATCAGGGGACACTGGGATGTGGTGGGGAcagggggtggcactgggggacatggggtggcactgggggacaCTGGGACATGATAGAGGACAGGGGACAGCACCAAGGGGCACTGGGATGTggtgggggcagggggtggcactgggggacactgggatgtgggggggacagggggtggcactgggggacaaggggggacactgggggacACTGGGATGTGGTGGGGACAGCgggtggcactgggggacagggggtggcactggggggacactgggggacACTGGGATATGGTGGGGACACTGGGGGTGACACTGGGGTCCTGGGGTGTGACATGGGTGACattggggtcctgggggtgaCATGAGGGTCCTGAAGGTGACCTGGGGGACCTTGGGGTGACATTGGGGTCCCGGGGGTGACACTGGGGGTCCATGGGGTGACCGTGGGGGGGTCCTTGGGGTGCACGGGGGGTGACAGGGAGGGTCCGGGGGTGAcaggaggggacggggggggggtcttggggtgggtgggggtgacggggggggtctgggggtgacggggggggtctgggggtgatggggggggggggaggatttggggtgccggggggggggggggatttggggtgtcCCCCACTCACATTtggggcaggaggctgaggtCCCGCAGGCgcaggggggggggcagcccctcCAGAGCCCCCCCGTCCCGCGCCCAGACGAAGGCCAGAGCCAGCCCCAGGGGGGGGCCCCGAGCCAGCAACTGCCCCGCCAGGAactgccctggggggggggggacacgggggggacCCCCCCAGTTCTCCCAGTCACCCCCAGTTACCTCCCAGTCGCCCCCAGTTACCCCCAGTCGCCCCCAGTTACCTCCCAGCTATCCCCCCAATTGCCCCCATTACCCCCCCGTTGCCCCCCCCAATTGTACCCTCTGCCCCCCCCAGTtgccccccacctcccccttttgccccacagcccctcccTTGCCCTTTAAttgcccccacagccccccagtTGCCCCAGTtacccccccacagccccccagtTGCCCCCAGTtacccccccacagccccccagtTGCCCCCACGCCGCCCTATTGTCCCCCAATTGCCCCATCCAACTGCCCCCACTCCCTAATTACCCCAACTGACCCAATTACCCCCAGTTGCCCTAATTACCCCCAATTGCCCCAATCCCCCCCAATTGCCCCATAGACCCCAATTGCCCCAATTGCCCCAATTACCCCCAATTACCCCCAATTGCCCCAATCCCCCCCAATTGCCCCAATTACCCCAATTGCCCCAATTACACCCAGTTGCCCTAATTACCCCCAATTGCCCCATAGCCCCCAATTGCCCCAATCCCCCCCAGTTGCCCCATCTGCCCCAATTATCCCAATTACCCCAATTGCCCCAATTACCCCAATTGCCCCAATCCCCCCCAATTGCCCCAACTGCCCCAATTATCCCAATTACCCCTAATTGCCCCATAGCCCCCCATTACCCCATAGCCCCCAATTGCCCCAACTGCCCCAATTATCCCAATTACCCCCAATTATCCCAATTACCCCCAATTACCCCAATTACCCCAATTGCCCCAATTACCCCCAATTGCCCCAATTACACCCAGTTGCCCTAATTACCCCCAATTGCCCCATAGCCCCCAATTGCCCCAATCCCCCCCAATTGCCCCATCTGCCCCAATTATCCCAATTACCCCAATTGCCCCAACCCCCACAAATTACCCCAATTATCCCAATTACCTCAATTGCCCCAATTACCCCAATTGCCCCATAGCCCCCAATTGCCCCAACTGCCCCAATTACCCCAATTACCCCAATTGCCCCAACCCCCATAAATTACCTCAATTATCCCAATTACCCCAATTGCCCCAAATACCCCCAATTACCCCAATAACCCCAATTGCCCCAATTACCCCCAATTGCCCCAATCCCCCCCAATTGCCCCAATTATCCCAATTACCCCTAATTGCCCCATAGCCCCCCATTACCCCATAGCCCCCAATTATCCCAATTACCCCCAATCACCCCAATTACCCCAATTGCCCCAATTACCCCCAATTGCCCCATAGCCCCCAATTGCCCCAATTACCTCCAATTGCCCCAATTACCCCCAATTGCCCCATAGCCCCCAATTGCCCCGATTACCCCCAATTGCCCAAATACCCCCCAGTTGCCCCCTACCCCTAAttgcccccccccgcccctaattgccccccccacccctaaTTGCCCCCCCCCCGTACCCAGCCGTCCGTAGCCCAGGATCCCCACACGGCGGCACCGGGGGGACCCCGCGTCCTCCGCCATGGCTGTGGGGTCAAAGGTCAGGGGgcgggggcaggagcagggggcggGGGCAAATGGGGTCAAGGGTCAGGGGGCGGGGGCAATGGGGTCAAGGGTCAGCTgggtggggctggtggcactgtGGGTCCTGGCTGCCCCATAACTGCCCCCATTACCCCATAACTGCCCCCATACCCCCATAACTGCCCCCAATACCCTATAACCACCCCAATACCCCATAACTGTCCCAATTACCCCATAACTGCCCCCATAACTGCCCCCAATACCCCATAACTGCCCCCTTTCCTGCCCCCATACCCCCATAACTGCCCCCAATACCCTATAACTACCCCAATACCCCATAACTGCCCCCATTACCCTATAACTGCCCCCAATACCCTATAACTACCCCAATACCCCATAACTGCCCCCATTACCCTATAACTGCCCCCAATACCCTAAAACTACCCCAATACCCCATAACTGCCCCCATAACCCCATAATTGCCCCCTTACCTGCCCCCATACACCCATAACTTCCCCCATAACTGCCTCCATTACCCCATAACTACCCCCAATACCCCATAACTGCCCCCTTGCCTGCCCCCATACCCCCATAACTGCTCCCAATACCCTTTAACAACCCCAATACCCCATAATTGACCCCATTACCACATAACTGCCCCCAATACCCTATAACCACCCCAATACCCCATAATTGACCCCATTACCACATAACTGCCCCCTTGCCTGCCCCCATTACCCCATAACTGCCCCCAATATCCCATAACTGCCCCCTTGCCTGCCCCCATTACCCCATAACTGCCCCCATTACCCCATAACTGCCTCCATTACCCCATAACTGTCCCCAATaccccataaccaccccatTACCCCATAACTGCCCCCCTTGCCCCCTTTACCTCCCCCCTTTGCCCCCtagctgccccccagccccacaaccACCCCTTTaacccccataacccccccaaGCACTCCCTAactgccccccctgccccctttCTACCCCCTCTCCACCCCACAactgccccccccaccccataactgccccccccaccccataacTGCCCCTTTTACCCTCCCAGCCCCTACCCCCTACAATTGCCCCCCAATAGCCCCTAATGCCCCCCCAAAGAGCCCCCTTTGCCCCCCAACAGCCCCCCCAATTCCCCCCTAAGTGCCCCCCCCGACCTCTAACTGCCCCCTaactgccccccccccgccccataactgcccccccagcccccacctGCCCCACGTCCCGCAGTCCCAGGGCCCGGCTCGAcctttgccccccccccccccgggggtaGTTAATGCTCAACCAGACCCAAtgcgaggggggggggggggcacagggggccctttttttttgggggggggggtcccaggggaaagggatttgggggggggaggcacctgggtttttattttgggggggggtcagaCACCTGGACCcctattttgggggggggtcttggggagggggcaggcagATGGATCccattttttttgggggggggggcagacaCCCGGGTCCTCATTTTGGGGGGGTCATGGGGGGGTCAGACTGATGGATCCctatttggggggggggcattgGGTGGGGGGTGGACCCTAggtccttatttatttttttttttttgggggggggggacacagacACTTGGTTCCCTAtttttgggggggctgggggggtcagAGGGCTGGATCcctattttggggggggggtcagacACCTGGACCCCTATTTtgggggtggttttgggggggggtagACACACGGGTCcctattttgggggggggggggtcagccACCTGGACCCCTattttgggagggggggggggtcttggggagggggggcagtCACCTGGATCCGctccccatttatttatttttttttttgggggggggggggcccaaATGCTTGGGACCCACCTGGAGGGGACTTTTTTTTAGGGTGGGGGCCACCTAAAACcccatgcccccccccc
Coding sequences within it:
- the ASPDH gene encoding putative L-aspartate dehydrogenase, which translates into the protein MAEDAGSPRCRRVGILGYGRLGQFLAGQLLARGPPLGLALAFVWARDGGALEGLPPPLRLRDLSLLPQMAVDLVVEVAHPCVAQEHGEDILAHADFMLGSPTALADPLTEQRLRGAAARGGHTLYVPRGALWGCEDIRRMDDSGTLAALKVTMTKAPQSFRLQGRLRERLVAAVAAGGRQVLYEGPLRPLCPLAPNNVNTMAAAAVAAPSLGFDGVQACLVADPSVPDWHVVEVEVTSVGDEGRALSVTSTRRNPAAPGAVTGTATRHAFWSSLLGGCR